The genomic segment TTAAAAGAAATATAAAACGATTCCCTGAAGATTTTATGTTTCAGTTAACCAGAGATGAATATGATTCTTTAAGATTCCAATTTGGAACCTTAAAGAGAGGACAGCACTCAAAGTACCCTCCACACGCCTTTACAGAGAATGGAGTGGCTATGCTTTCAAGTGTTCTGAGTAGCGAGCAGTCAATTTCCGTCAACATCCAGATAATGCGAACCTTTACAAAACTCAGGGAGATGCTCACTACACATAAGGAACTCAAACAGAAGATAGAAGACATGGAAAAGAAAAACGATGACCAGTTCAAGATCGTTTTTGATGCTATTCACCAAATTATGGCTCCAACTG from the Nitrospirota bacterium genome contains:
- a CDS encoding ORF6N domain-containing protein; amino-acid sequence: MPQQIIESKILIIRGKKVMLDRDLAILYGVTTGNLNKTVKRNIKRFPEDFMFQLTRDEYDSLRFQFGTLKRGQHSKYPPHAFTENGVAMLSSVLSSEQSISVNIQIMRTFTKLREMLTTHKELKQKIEDMEKKNDDQFKIVFDAIHQIMAPTEAKEKKIGFRVRERILRYRKSC